One window of Halococcus hamelinensis 100A6 genomic DNA carries:
- a CDS encoding Hsp20/alpha crystallin family protein: MSRRNPFDEIERMFDRMNDQFGRFDEMPVPATQSVSVDLADAGDSFEVTADLPGYDREEIDLSVADRTLRITAERDESSEESDGDYLRRERHTQSVSRSLTLPEQVEEGEASASYTNGVLTVTLPKAASDSDSRSIDID, translated from the coding sequence ATGTCCCGACGCAACCCCTTCGACGAGATCGAGCGGATGTTCGACCGCATGAACGACCAGTTCGGGCGGTTCGACGAGATGCCCGTCCCCGCGACCCAGTCGGTCTCCGTCGACCTCGCCGACGCCGGGGACAGCTTCGAGGTCACGGCCGACCTGCCCGGGTACGACCGCGAGGAGATCGACCTCTCGGTCGCCGACCGAACCCTCCGCATCACCGCCGAGCGCGACGAGTCGTCCGAAGAATCCGACGGCGACTACCTCCGGCGCGAACGCCACACGCAGTCGGTGAGCCGGTCGCTGACCCTCCCCGAGCAGGTCGAGGAAGGCGAGGCGAGCGCGTCGTACACCAACGGCGTGCTGACCGTGACGCTCCCGAAGGCGGCGAGCGATTCGGACTCGCGCAGCATCGACATCGACTGA
- a CDS encoding DUF367 family protein encodes MECHVRYEGDDDPEKCTARKLARFDLVALHNSARETPSGIVLDPHAEQALSPADRRDADNRVVALDCSWETADAERFSLRGPHRALPFLVAANPVNYGTPFQLTTAEALAGACCVLGERDVAETLLSKFRWGHTFLELNDEPLRRYAACADSAEVVAVQSEYLADAD; translated from the coding sequence GTGGAGTGTCACGTCCGGTACGAGGGCGACGACGACCCCGAGAAGTGCACGGCCAGAAAGCTCGCGCGCTTCGACCTCGTCGCCCTTCACAACTCGGCCCGCGAAACACCCTCGGGGATCGTCCTCGACCCGCACGCCGAGCAGGCGCTCTCGCCAGCCGACCGTCGGGACGCCGACAACCGAGTGGTGGCGCTCGACTGTTCGTGGGAGACCGCCGACGCGGAGCGCTTCTCGCTCCGCGGGCCCCACCGTGCGCTGCCGTTCCTGGTCGCTGCCAATCCCGTCAACTACGGCACACCCTTCCAGCTCACCACCGCCGAGGCGCTCGCCGGCGCGTGTTGCGTTCTCGGGGAGCGCGACGTCGCCGAGACGCTCCTCTCGAAGTTTCGATGGGGACACACCTTCCTCGAACTCAACGACGAACCCCTCCGGCGATACGCCGCGTGTGCCGACTCCGCCGAGGTGGTCGCCGTCCAGTCCGAGTACCTCGCGGACGCCGACTGA
- the thsB gene encoding thermosome subunit beta yields the protein MIIMGDDAQRVQDRDAQSHNINAARAVADSVRSTLGPKGMDKMLVSSMGDVTVTNDGVTILTEMDIDNPTAEMIVEVAETQEDEAGDGTTTAVAVAGELLKNAEELIEQDIHPTAIMRGYDNAAKQAREEIADIAEQVEADDTERVRKVAETSMTGKGAEANKEQLADLIVEAVQNVTVENDVGENVVDLEFVNIETQTGGSVPDSELLSGAVVSKDPVHDTMPTDVEDASVLLLSEAVEVEEANVDSQVSLSDPDQLQQFLDQEDSQLKAKVDQIKETGADVVFCQKGIDDLAQHYLAKEGILAVRRAKKSDIEFLKEVVGANVVSDLKSATEADLGHGSITRDEDEELFYVEGDDAHGVTLLLRGSTDHVVDELERGITDALEVVAQTVSDGRVLPGGGAIEVELASRLREYADSVSGREQLAVEAFADSIELVPRVLAENAGLDPIDTLVELRSAHESGEGRAGLNVFTGDVEDTFEAGVVEPAHAKEQALSSATEAANLVLKIDDIIAAGDLSTAGGDEGGPGGAPGGMGGMGGMGGMGGMGGMM from the coding sequence ATGATAATCATGGGGGACGACGCCCAGCGCGTTCAGGACCGGGACGCCCAGTCGCACAACATCAACGCGGCGCGGGCGGTCGCGGACTCGGTCCGCTCGACACTCGGGCCGAAGGGGATGGACAAGATGCTGGTCTCCTCGATGGGAGACGTCACCGTAACGAACGACGGCGTCACCATCCTCACCGAGATGGACATCGACAACCCGACCGCCGAGATGATAGTCGAGGTCGCCGAGACCCAGGAGGACGAGGCGGGCGACGGCACCACGACCGCCGTCGCGGTCGCGGGCGAGCTCCTGAAGAACGCCGAGGAGCTCATCGAGCAGGACATCCACCCGACGGCGATCATGCGGGGCTACGACAACGCCGCGAAGCAGGCCCGCGAGGAGATCGCCGACATCGCCGAGCAGGTCGAGGCCGACGACACCGAGCGCGTCCGGAAGGTCGCCGAGACCTCGATGACCGGCAAAGGGGCCGAAGCCAACAAGGAACAGCTCGCCGACCTCATCGTCGAGGCCGTCCAGAACGTCACGGTGGAGAACGACGTCGGCGAGAACGTCGTCGACCTCGAATTCGTCAACATCGAGACCCAGACCGGCGGATCGGTTCCCGACTCCGAGCTCCTCTCGGGTGCGGTCGTCTCGAAGGACCCGGTCCACGACACCATGCCGACCGACGTCGAGGACGCCTCGGTGCTGCTCCTCAGCGAGGCCGTCGAGGTCGAGGAGGCCAACGTCGACTCCCAGGTCAGCCTCTCGGACCCCGACCAGCTCCAGCAGTTCCTCGACCAGGAGGACAGCCAGCTGAAGGCGAAGGTCGACCAGATCAAGGAGACCGGCGCTGATGTCGTCTTCTGCCAGAAGGGCATCGACGACCTCGCCCAGCACTACCTCGCGAAGGAGGGCATCCTGGCCGTTCGCCGTGCGAAGAAATCCGACATCGAGTTCCTGAAGGAGGTCGTCGGGGCGAACGTCGTCTCGGACCTGAAAAGCGCCACCGAGGCCGACCTCGGCCACGGCTCGATCACTCGCGACGAGGACGAGGAGCTGTTCTACGTCGAGGGCGACGACGCCCACGGCGTGACGCTGCTCCTTCGCGGCTCGACCGACCACGTCGTCGACGAGCTCGAACGGGGAATTACGGACGCACTGGAAGTCGTCGCCCAGACCGTTTCGGATGGGCGCGTGCTCCCCGGCGGCGGTGCGATCGAGGTCGAACTCGCCTCCCGGCTCCGCGAGTACGCCGATTCGGTCTCCGGCCGCGAGCAGCTCGCGGTCGAGGCGTTCGCCGACTCGATCGAACTCGTCCCCCGCGTGCTCGCCGAGAACGCGGGCCTCGACCCGATCGACACCCTCGTCGAGCTCCGCTCGGCTCACGAATCCGGCGAGGGTCGTGCGGGACTCAACGTCTTCACCGGCGACGTCGAGGACACCTTCGAGGCGGGCGTCGTCGAGCCCGCCCACGCGAAGGAGCAGGCGCTCTCCAGCGCGACCGAGGCCGCGAACCTCGTGCTCAAGATCGACGACATCATCGCGGCGGGCGACCTCTCCACCGCGGGCGGCGACGAAGGCGGCCCCGGTGGCGCGCCCGGCGGGATGGGCGGCATGGGTGGTATGGGTGGCATGGGTGGCATGGGCGGCATGATGTAA
- a CDS encoding DUF7383 domain-containing protein — MADSTRTHANYTVLNFQEHLGESADGLDVPWAEFVGNHRSSKLEFEVPTDGPTEPYLECQLFEVGGYGHEILVNDDALSGFDVPPSPGWQYWMDTITGAELVEGTNTIQFVRDAEARDDFVVGSVVVHWKEPLDR, encoded by the coding sequence ATGGCAGATTCCACGCGGACCCACGCGAACTACACGGTGTTGAACTTCCAAGAACACCTCGGCGAGAGCGCGGACGGGCTCGACGTGCCGTGGGCGGAGTTCGTCGGCAATCACCGGTCCTCGAAGCTCGAGTTCGAGGTCCCGACCGACGGTCCCACGGAACCGTACCTCGAATGCCAGCTCTTCGAGGTCGGAGGCTACGGCCACGAGATCCTGGTCAACGACGACGCCCTCTCGGGGTTCGACGTGCCCCCGTCGCCGGGCTGGCAGTACTGGATGGACACCATCACGGGGGCCGAACTCGTCGAGGGGACCAACACGATCCAGTTCGTTCGCGACGCGGAGGCCCGCGACGACTTCGTGGTCGGCTCGGTGGTCGTCCACTGGAAGGAGCCGCTCGACCGATAG
- a CDS encoding peroxiredoxin — MVLSTGDPAPDVSATNQHGESVSPDFDEPTVVYFYPRDDTPGCTLEANQFAAEHETYRDAGLTVYGVSTDDVDSHERFAEDNDLDFDLLADPEGEVANAFGLDVEDDFVARTTFVLADGEVESVYESVDPDGHARAVLEDADESGLVALDG, encoded by the coding sequence ATGGTCCTCTCGACCGGCGACCCGGCACCCGACGTGAGCGCGACGAACCAGCACGGCGAGTCCGTCTCGCCGGACTTCGACGAGCCGACGGTAGTCTACTTCTACCCGCGCGACGACACGCCCGGCTGTACACTCGAAGCCAACCAGTTCGCGGCCGAACACGAGACCTACCGCGACGCCGGGCTGACGGTCTACGGTGTTTCGACCGACGACGTCGACTCCCACGAGCGATTCGCCGAGGACAACGACCTCGATTTCGACCTGCTCGCCGATCCCGAGGGCGAGGTCGCGAACGCCTTCGGCCTCGACGTCGAGGACGACTTCGTGGCCCGAACCACGTTCGTGCTCGCCGACGGCGAGGTCGAATCGGTCTACGAGTCCGTCGACCCCGACGGCCACGCCCGCGCGGTGCTCGAAGACGCGGACGAATCGGGGCTCGTCGCGCTCGACGGCTGA
- a CDS encoding DUF7535 family protein, with translation MSSDDTEEDDSGIRTVTPLSRPHRNTEMDAIGWGIFIVMFVVALPVIPLFVVYWLLDRAFGSGDRPEEATG, from the coding sequence ATGAGCAGCGACGACACCGAAGAAGACGACTCGGGAATCAGAACCGTCACGCCCCTCTCCAGGCCGCATCGAAACACCGAGATGGACGCCATCGGCTGGGGGATCTTCATCGTCATGTTCGTGGTCGCCCTGCCCGTGATCCCGCTGTTCGTGGTCTACTGGCTGCTCGACCGGGCGTTCGGCTCGGGCGACCGCCCCGAGGAAGCTACCGGCTGA
- a CDS encoding winged helix DNA-binding domain-containing protein has product MTASDGCERLLRHRLRAQRIAPRAANDVTVGDLVGSVCGIQAQEKPAAALSVRARRRGLTATDVERALYDERSVVRTWCMRGTFHLVATADLPWLLAVFGPTFATRGPDPRRLAEWGFDEERVEAAVETIGDVLADEGPLTREGIAEHLVDRGVAVDTATQAVYHLIRRAALRGVVCEVAPIDGTNAYDRLDSWVDPGPAPDHDDALATLAQRYLAAYGPATRADFAAWSGLYAKDVKTAWASLTDDARELETDAGEALMLEQADSDDPPIESLSVRLLPGYDTYLLGYKKEHRPVPDGYESHVWPGGGIIRPTVLVDGGVVGTWRLDRSRKTTGIDVTPFESLDESILKRVEHEATDVGRFLDESIECRVLRPD; this is encoded by the coding sequence ATGACAGCCTCCGACGGGTGCGAACGGCTGCTTCGACACCGCTTGCGAGCACAGCGGATCGCGCCTCGGGCCGCCAACGACGTGACCGTCGGCGATCTCGTCGGGTCGGTCTGTGGAATCCAGGCCCAGGAGAAACCCGCCGCCGCGCTCTCGGTGCGTGCCCGGCGTCGGGGGCTGACGGCCACGGACGTCGAACGCGCGCTCTACGACGAGCGGTCGGTCGTCCGGACGTGGTGTATGCGCGGGACCTTCCACCTCGTCGCGACGGCGGACCTGCCGTGGTTGCTGGCGGTGTTCGGCCCGACGTTCGCGACGCGTGGCCCCGACCCACGCCGGCTCGCCGAGTGGGGATTCGACGAGGAGCGGGTCGAAGCGGCCGTCGAGACCATCGGGGACGTGCTGGCCGACGAGGGACCGCTCACGCGCGAAGGCATCGCCGAGCATCTCGTCGACCGCGGTGTCGCCGTAGACACGGCGACACAGGCCGTCTATCACCTGATACGGCGGGCGGCGCTCCGGGGTGTCGTCTGTGAAGTCGCACCCATCGATGGGACGAACGCCTACGACCGTCTCGATAGCTGGGTCGATCCCGGCCCTGCGCCCGATCACGACGACGCGCTCGCCACGCTCGCCCAGCGCTATCTCGCGGCGTACGGACCGGCGACCCGTGCGGACTTCGCGGCGTGGAGCGGTCTCTACGCGAAGGACGTGAAGACGGCGTGGGCGTCGCTGACCGACGACGCACGCGAACTGGAGACCGACGCCGGCGAGGCGCTGATGCTGGAGCAGGCGGACTCGGACGACCCGCCGATCGAATCCCTCTCGGTCCGGCTGCTCCCCGGCTACGACACGTATCTGCTGGGCTACAAGAAGGAACATCGCCCGGTCCCCGACGGCTACGAGTCGCACGTCTGGCCAGGTGGCGGTATCATTCGGCCGACCGTGCTGGTCGATGGGGGCGTCGTGGGAACGTGGCGACTCGACCGGTCGCGGAAAACGACGGGCATCGACGTCACACCGTTCGAGTCGCTCGACGAGTCGATTCTGAAGCGAGTAGAGCACGAGGCGACGGACGTGGGCCGGTTCCTGGACGAGTCGATCGAGTGTCGCGTGCTGCGTCCCGACTGA
- the pheA gene encoding prephenate dehydratase, whose translation MRIVTLGPAGTYSHRAAGAVGEGVEFRESVTGIVEAVATGEADRGIVPVENSIEGSVTESLDALAEFEVAVVRELITPIRHALLAQTGDFSVVASHPQALAQCRSYLDAEHPDATLESVTSTARGVERAREDPDVAAIAHPGTADGGLSVLGEDIQDRTSNATRFLVVAPTAERSAAGGKSSLIVYPDDNHPGLLLDLLRPFADRRINLTRIESRPSGERLGDYVFHIDIEAGLYEDRTRAAVEEIETLAEAGWVRRLGSYDTEHVVE comes from the coding sequence ATGAGGATCGTCACGTTGGGTCCGGCGGGTACCTACTCCCATCGCGCGGCCGGGGCCGTCGGCGAGGGGGTCGAGTTCCGCGAATCAGTCACCGGCATCGTCGAAGCGGTCGCCACGGGCGAGGCCGACCGGGGGATCGTCCCGGTCGAGAACAGCATCGAGGGCTCCGTCACCGAGAGCCTCGACGCGCTCGCCGAGTTCGAGGTCGCGGTGGTACGCGAACTCATCACCCCGATCCGCCACGCACTGTTGGCGCAGACGGGCGATTTCTCGGTCGTGGCGAGCCACCCCCAGGCGCTCGCCCAGTGTCGGAGCTACCTCGACGCCGAGCACCCCGACGCGACCCTCGAATCCGTCACCAGTACCGCCCGAGGCGTCGAGCGCGCGCGAGAGGACCCGGACGTGGCGGCGATCGCCCACCCCGGCACCGCCGACGGCGGGCTCTCGGTGCTCGGCGAGGACATCCAGGACCGGACCTCGAACGCGACCCGCTTCCTCGTGGTGGCCCCGACCGCCGAGCGCTCGGCGGCGGGCGGCAAGAGCTCGCTGATCGTCTACCCCGACGACAACCACCCCGGACTCCTGCTCGACCTCCTCCGACCGTTCGCGGACCGCCGCATCAACCTCACCCGGATCGAGTCACGACCGAGCGGCGAACGCCTCGGGGACTACGTCTTCCACATCGACATCGAGGCGGGCCTCTACGAGGACCGAACCCGGGCCGCCGTCGAGGAGATCGAGACCCTCGCTGAGGCGGGGTGGGTCCGACGGCTCGGCTCCTACGATACCGAACACGTCGTCGAGTGA
- a CDS encoding Rid family detoxifying hydrolase: MKRTIETDEAPAAVGAYSQAATTDSLVFTAGQIPFTPDGESKADAPIADQTELVLDNVRAVLDEAGVGLDDIVKVTIFLADIDDFEEMNETYATYFDDEPPARSAVQAGALPKGVGVEIEAIATRS, translated from the coding sequence ATGAAGCGAACCATCGAGACCGACGAGGCCCCCGCAGCGGTCGGCGCGTACAGCCAGGCTGCGACTACCGATTCCCTGGTCTTCACCGCAGGCCAGATTCCGTTCACCCCCGACGGGGAGTCGAAGGCCGACGCCCCGATAGCCGACCAGACCGAACTCGTGCTCGACAACGTGCGCGCCGTGCTCGACGAGGCGGGGGTCGGACTGGACGACATCGTGAAGGTGACCATCTTCCTCGCCGACATCGACGACTTCGAGGAGATGAACGAGACTTACGCGACCTACTTCGACGACGAGCCGCCGGCCCGGAGCGCGGTCCAGGCCGGTGCGCTCCCGAAGGGCGTCGGCGTCGAGATCGAGGCGATCGCGACGCGTTCGTAG
- a CDS encoding 50S ribosomal protein L40e → MARFEAAEERLLAKQICMRCNARNPPRANSCRKCGYKNLRRKARERRSA, encoded by the coding sequence ATGGCACGATTCGAAGCGGCGGAGGAGCGCCTCCTCGCGAAGCAGATCTGTATGCGGTGTAACGCACGGAACCCCCCGCGGGCGAACAGCTGCCGGAAGTGCGGCTACAAGAACCTCCGACGGAAGGCCCGCGAACGCCGGAGCGCGTAG
- the leuS gene encoding leucine--tRNA ligase, whose protein sequence is MSRQDTYDHTAIEQTWQARWDEAGVYRTPNDATDPAYVLAMFPYPSGQLHMGHVRNYTITDAYARYLRMQGEDVLHPMGWDSFGMPAENAAIERESDPREWTMDCIDTMRDQMRSVGLGYDWEREVTTCEPDYYRWNQWFFKQFYEDGLAEQKGGEVNWCPSCETVLANEQVEGEDEHCWRCGTPVESRTLDQWFLSITEYADELLDGIDDLDGWPDSVRGMQRNWIGRQEGARVEFEIPGFGGCEAFTTRLDTVHGATFFALAPGHEVTQELIAENPELEAQVETLDPDADGDEKRGVFTGEHAVNPLTGEEIPVYVADFVLSDVGTGALMGVPGHDERDHEFASEYDIEIRQVVAPADGDGSLDIEDGAYTEDGVLVNSGEYDGLESHAARDRFVDTIESASHHTQYRLRDWLISRQRYWGTPIPIVHCEECGAVPVPDEDLPVELPEFVPTPTGNPIEEVESFVRTECPECGGPAERETDTMDTFMDSSWYFLRFVSPDLDDAPFDTDRANDWMPVDRYVGGVEHAVLHLLYARFFTRAISDMGMVDVEEPFDNLTNHGMVLLENRAMSKSQNHVVSPDEIIAEYGADTARLFMMSVAGPETDFNWTDRGVRSNNEFVRRLHGTVTEFVEGTTETAEAGERPIDEYVAREVDATVAAATTGYDGFRFDEALREARALVTLLRQYRERVTPDASTFERGLRVAVRLLAPVVPHVAEECWEALGEDGFVAEADWPVAGSDVDYAAERRLVENTREDVRHIVDVADIEDPEEIEVVVAPAWKHRALDIAIEADDDVVGSVMRDEALRTRGEAAADYAKDLAANHQSLTEALAPETELAALRRAAWLFEREFEADVTIVPANEADESVAKKATPGRPAIQID, encoded by the coding sequence ATGTCTCGACAGGACACCTACGACCACACCGCCATCGAACAGACCTGGCAGGCTCGCTGGGACGAGGCCGGCGTCTACCGAACGCCGAACGACGCGACCGACCCGGCCTACGTCCTCGCGATGTTCCCCTACCCGTCGGGCCAGCTCCACATGGGCCACGTCCGGAACTACACCATCACCGACGCCTACGCCCGCTACCTCCGGATGCAGGGCGAGGACGTCCTCCACCCGATGGGCTGGGACTCGTTCGGAATGCCCGCCGAGAACGCCGCGATCGAACGCGAGAGCGACCCCCGGGAGTGGACCATGGACTGCATCGACACCATGCGCGACCAGATGCGGTCGGTGGGGCTCGGCTACGACTGGGAGCGCGAGGTCACGACCTGCGAACCCGACTACTACCGATGGAATCAGTGGTTCTTCAAGCAATTCTACGAGGACGGCCTCGCCGAGCAGAAGGGCGGCGAGGTCAACTGGTGTCCCTCGTGTGAGACCGTGCTGGCAAACGAGCAGGTCGAGGGCGAGGACGAACACTGCTGGCGGTGTGGCACGCCCGTCGAGTCACGAACCCTCGACCAGTGGTTCCTCTCGATCACCGAGTACGCCGACGAACTGCTCGACGGGATCGACGACCTAGACGGGTGGCCCGACAGCGTTCGCGGGATGCAGCGCAACTGGATCGGCCGCCAGGAGGGCGCGCGGGTCGAGTTCGAGATCCCGGGGTTCGGCGGGTGCGAGGCCTTCACGACCCGGCTCGACACCGTCCACGGCGCGACCTTCTTCGCGCTCGCGCCGGGTCACGAGGTCACCCAGGAACTGATCGCCGAAAACCCCGAACTCGAAGCCCAGGTCGAGACCCTTGACCCGGACGCCGACGGCGACGAGAAACGCGGTGTCTTCACGGGCGAGCACGCGGTCAACCCGCTGACGGGCGAGGAGATACCCGTTTACGTCGCAGATTTCGTGCTCTCGGACGTGGGTACGGGCGCGCTGATGGGTGTTCCCGGCCACGACGAGCGCGACCACGAGTTCGCCAGCGAGTACGACATCGAGATCCGGCAAGTCGTCGCGCCCGCGGACGGCGACGGCTCGCTCGACATCGAGGACGGAGCCTACACCGAGGACGGCGTGCTGGTCAACAGCGGCGAGTACGACGGGCTGGAGAGCCACGCGGCCCGCGACCGCTTCGTCGACACCATCGAGAGCGCGTCACACCACACCCAGTACCGCCTCCGCGACTGGCTGATCAGCCGCCAGCGCTACTGGGGTACCCCGATCCCCATCGTCCACTGCGAGGAGTGCGGTGCCGTGCCGGTCCCCGACGAGGATTTGCCGGTGGAGCTCCCGGAGTTCGTGCCGACCCCGACCGGCAACCCGATCGAGGAGGTCGAGTCGTTCGTCCGGACCGAGTGTCCCGAGTGTGGCGGCCCCGCCGAGCGCGAGACCGACACCATGGACACCTTCATGGACTCGTCGTGGTACTTCCTCAGGTTCGTCTCGCCCGACCTCGACGACGCGCCGTTCGACACCGACCGCGCGAACGACTGGATGCCGGTCGACCGGTACGTCGGCGGGGTCGAACACGCCGTCCTGCACCTGCTCTACGCCCGCTTTTTCACCCGTGCGATCTCGGACATGGGGATGGTCGACGTCGAGGAGCCGTTCGACAACCTGACGAATCACGGGATGGTGTTGCTCGAGAACCGCGCGATGTCGAAGAGCCAGAACCACGTCGTCTCGCCCGACGAGATCATCGCGGAGTACGGTGCCGACACCGCGCGGCTGTTCATGATGAGCGTCGCGGGCCCCGAGACGGACTTCAACTGGACCGACCGCGGCGTGCGCTCGAACAACGAGTTCGTCCGACGGCTCCATGGAACCGTCACGGAGTTCGTCGAGGGAACCACCGAGACGGCCGAAGCAGGGGAGCGCCCGATCGACGAGTACGTCGCGCGCGAGGTCGACGCGACGGTCGCCGCGGCGACCACGGGCTACGACGGCTTCCGGTTCGACGAGGCGCTCCGGGAGGCCCGCGCGCTGGTCACGCTGCTCCGGCAGTACCGCGAGCGGGTCACGCCCGACGCGTCGACGTTCGAACGCGGCCTCCGGGTCGCGGTCCGGCTGCTCGCGCCCGTCGTCCCGCACGTCGCCGAGGAGTGCTGGGAGGCGCTCGGCGAGGACGGCTTCGTGGCCGAGGCCGACTGGCCGGTCGCCGGGAGCGACGTCGACTACGCCGCCGAGCGCCGGCTGGTCGAGAACACCCGCGAGGACGTCCGGCACATCGTCGACGTCGCCGACATCGAGGATCCCGAGGAGATCGAGGTCGTGGTCGCGCCCGCGTGGAAGCACCGCGCGCTCGACATCGCCATCGAGGCCGACGACGACGTCGTGGGAAGCGTGATGCGCGACGAGGCGCTCCGAACCCGTGGCGAGGCCGCTGCCGACTACGCGAAGGACCTCGCGGCGAACCACCAGTCGCTGACCGAAGCGCTCGCGCCCGAGACCGAACTCGCCGCGCTCCGGCGGGCGGCGTGGCTGTTCGAACGCGAGTTCGAAGCCGACGTGACGATCGTCCCCGCCAACGAGGCCGACGAGAGCGTGGCGAAGAAGGCTACCCCGGGCCGACCCGCGATCCAGATCGACTGA
- a CDS encoding alanine dehydrogenase: MDTLLLDREAVDANARMDEVTDAVSAAFAAYERGDARMPAKSYIDLPEYNGDFRSMPAYMDAGDWDAAGIKWVNVHPDNPQKFDLPTVIGTMIYSDPETAMPLAIMDGSEVTMKRTGAAAAVATDHLAIDEARSLGLVGAGVQSYTQVEAIAAVRDIEEIVVSDLDEAAIEAFVDAFSDRFDVRGGSIAEAAACDVLSTVTPSTEPLVSREHLGAHTHVNAMGADAAAKQELDPAILEAAKLVIDDHDQTTHSGEISIPYTDGTIGDEDIDAAVGEIVVGERPGRTDDDGITVFDSTGLAIQDVATAHVVYEHAQETGDVDSFAFVSR, from the coding sequence ATGGATACCCTCCTGCTCGACCGCGAGGCGGTCGACGCGAACGCCCGGATGGACGAGGTTACCGACGCCGTGAGCGCGGCCTTCGCGGCCTACGAACGTGGCGACGCCCGAATGCCCGCGAAGTCCTACATCGACCTCCCCGAGTACAACGGGGACTTCCGGTCGATGCCGGCCTACATGGACGCCGGCGACTGGGACGCCGCCGGGATCAAGTGGGTCAACGTCCACCCCGACAACCCCCAGAAGTTCGACCTCCCGACCGTGATCGGCACGATGATCTACTCGGACCCCGAGACCGCGATGCCGCTCGCGATCATGGACGGCTCCGAGGTCACGATGAAACGCACCGGCGCGGCCGCCGCGGTCGCCACCGACCACCTCGCGATCGACGAGGCCAGAAGCCTCGGACTCGTCGGCGCTGGGGTCCAGTCCTACACCCAGGTCGAGGCCATCGCCGCGGTCCGCGACATCGAGGAGATCGTCGTCTCGGACCTCGACGAGGCGGCCATCGAGGCGTTCGTCGACGCCTTCTCCGACCGCTTCGACGTTCGTGGCGGCTCGATCGCCGAAGCCGCCGCCTGCGACGTGCTTTCGACGGTGACCCCGAGCACCGAACCGCTCGTCTCGCGGGAGCACCTCGGGGCCCACACCCACGTCAACGCGATGGGGGCCGACGCCGCCGCGAAACAGGAGCTCGACCCCGCAATCCTCGAAGCGGCGAAGCTCGTGATCGACGACCACGACCAGACGACTCACTCGGGCGAGATCAGCATCCCCTACACCGACGGCACGATCGGCGACGAGGACATCGACGCCGCGGTGGGCGAGATCGTCGTCGGCGAGCGGCCCGGCCGGACCGACGACGACGGCATCACCGTCTTCGACAGCACCGGGCTCGCGATCCAGGACGTGGCGACCGCTCACGTGGTCTACGAGCACGCCCAGGAGACGGGCGACGTCGACTCGTTCGCGTTCGTCAGCCGGTAG